Proteins from a single region of Arctopsyche grandis isolate Sample6627 chromosome 1, ASM5162203v2, whole genome shotgun sequence:
- the LOC143910676 gene encoding uncharacterized protein LOC143910676, producing the protein MKILCAVCIFVAIVCTILPSEALECGEVDCPPEATTCSVKYTIANKPRRKINTVKCFNPFHKNVYTKTYETPLDVLSTAAPLPVVECGGYQCKEGAYNCTTITTPSLKKNPPQETTHLVCRDDEGEIIEERDIVRTLSVPEANGSTPPTCEGHKCPPGSRSCTYDTKIHLDPFKKTSHVTCFDIKKKKTSEVTLVL; encoded by the exons atgaaaattttgtgtGCAGTTTGCATTTTTGTTGCAATAGTTTGCACGATTTTGCCGTCAGAGGCGCTAGAGTGCGGAGAAGTCGACTGTCCTCCAGAAGCGACAACTTGCTCAGTCAAATACACTATTGCCAATAAACCAAGAAGAAAAATTAACACTGTCAAGTGCTTTAATCCCTTTC ATAAAAACGTATACACAAAAACGTACGAAACGCCATTGGACGTTTTGTCGACTGCAGCACCATTGCCAGTGGTAGAGTGTGGTGGATATCAATGTAAAGAAGGAGCGTACAATTGTACTACGATAACGACGccatctttaaaaaaaaatcctcctCAAGAGACTACTCATCTGGTGTGTCGAGATGATGAAG GTGAAATAATAGAGGAGAGGGATATAGTGCGCACTCTATCAGTACCAGAGGCGAATGGTTCAACCCCTCCAACTTGTGAAGGACATAAATGTCCTCCAGGATCAAGAAGTTGCACGTACGACACTAAGATTCATTTAGATCCGTTCAAAAAAACGTCGCATGTAACCTGTTTCGATATAAAAA aaaagaaAACATCAGAAGTAACATTGGTATTATAA
- the LOC143910406 gene encoding uncharacterized protein LOC143910406, translating to MKCFALVFTLCANFIISEALKCDRLECPKETATCSVNFAIKDFKKKYTNVACYDFSNVKILQDNYETILDNLPFALPIIECGGYKCKQGSVSCLSLRKFQFENFHSNETLQLLCKDADGATIEERNFINEIEPNLTIEVPPLICEGYTCPHGSLRCTFDTTIQLDPYKKSTVVTCYDFKNATLIQTVV from the exons ATGAAGTGTTTTGCACTTGTTTTCACTTTGTGTGCTAACTTTATAATTTCGGAGGCTTTGAAATGTGATAGATTGGAGTGTCCCAAAGAAACGGCGACCTGTTCTGTTAATTTTGCGATTAAAGATTTCAAAAAGAAGTACACCAATGTCGCTTGCTACGATTTTAGCA ATGTAAAGATATTACAAGACAATTACGAAACTATTTTGGACAATTTACCATTTGCCTTGCCGATTATCGAATGCGGAGGCTACAAGTGTAAGCAGGGGTCGGTCAGTTGCTTGTCTCTTCGAAAGTTCCAATTTGAAAACTTCCACTCCAATGAAACTTTGCAGTTGCTGTGCAAAGACGCAGATG gtGCAACTATTGAAGAACgcaattttataaatgaaatcgaACCAAATTTGACGATAGAAGTTCCTCCACTTATATGCGAAGGTTACACCTGTCCACATGGTTCTCTTAGATGTACATTCGATACCACTATTCAACTGGACCCATATAAAAAGTCCACAGTAGTGACTTGTTATGATTTTAAAA atgCAACACTCATTCAAACAGTAGTATAA